In Methylomonas sp. MK1, the genomic stretch GGCCGCTCGCAAGGTTAACAACCAGATTAATCGATTCCTGGATGAAGGCGAACGGGTGCGGCTGCTGGCGGCGTGTCAAAAATCAGACTGGGATAAGCTGCATTTGTTGGTATTGATGGCGCTGACTTCCGGCATGCGTAAAGCCGAAGTGCTTAACCTCCGCTGGAGTGACATCGACTTCGATAACAACCTGGCCAGGTTGGCAACCAGCAAAAACGGCGAACCCCGCTGGTGTCCGTTGCCGGATTTTGTAGTGGATCATCTACGCCCGCAGCGCCGGGTGGGTGCCGGCTTACTCTTTGCCAGCGAGAACAAGCCCGAACGACCGTTCGAGTTCAAAAAACATTGGGATAAGGCGTTGCGAGAAGCGGGAATCGAAAACTTCCGGTTTCACGATTTACGCCACAGTGCCGCCAGTTTACTGGCGATGGCCGGCGCTTCGTTGTACGAAGTCGGCGAAGTGTTAGGCCATAAATCCACCCAAACCACCAAACGCTACGCGCATCTATCCACCGAGCACAAATCGAAGCTGGTGGAACGCGTCATGACCGCCGCCATTCGGCAAAAATAATTAGGAGAATACCGTGAATACAGAAAACCAAGATCGTGAAACCAACAATCGTAGTAATGCGGGCAACCTGATAGAGCTATTTGATGACATAGTGATTAAAACCGAGCGGGCGCGTTGCATTTTGGAGCTACTGTTTATTCCGTTAGAGAACAGCGAATTATTGCCAGCAATTGGGGTGGTAATCGATGAATTGACGGCTATCGATCGCACCATTAACGCCTGGAACTCAGGCGAGGCCAGTGCGGAACAGTAAGCCGCTTGGAGTTGCTTATCTGTAACTTATAATTCACAATGTACCAGGTTGAAGACTACCAGGCAGCCGATGGCCGGCTGCCCTTCAAGGATTGGCTGTCGGCCTTGGCGGATCGACAGGCGAAAGCCCGCGTATTAACCAGGGTGCAACGCATGGCCGCCGGTAATCTTGGCGACTGCAAGCCCATACAAGACGGCGTATGGGAACTACGCATTGATTACGGTCCCGGCTATCGCGTGTATTACGCGCAGGCCGGGGCCAAGCTGCTGCTGTTACTGATCGGTGGCGACAAGCGCAAACAGCAGGGCGACATCGACAAAGCCGTTGCCTATTGGAAAGACTGGAAGCAGAGAACACACCATGAGTGAAGCATCAAAACCACACGACCAAACGGTTATCGAGCTATTGCGCGAAGATCCCGAGTTTGCCAATGAATACCTGGCCGCGGCGCTAGAAGAGGTGGACCAGCCCGGCGGCCGCGAAGCGTTATTGGCAGCACTACGCCAGATTGCGGAAGCGCAAGGTATGGCGGAAGTTGCCGAGCGGGCGGGTATTAAACGCGAAAGCTTATACCGGGCCTTGTCGCCCAAAGGTAACCCCACCATCAAAACCCTGCTGGCTGTTACTAAGGCGGTCGGGCTGAAACTGTCGGCACATCGGCAGGCGGCAGCATGACCGCCCAATTTAACCCGCCCCATCCGGGCAGTATTTTGAAAGAGGACATCTTGCCCGAACTGGGGATTGGCGTTACCGAGGCAGCATCGCAATTGGGTGTGTCCCGCGTGGCATTGTCGCGGGTCATTCGCTGAAAATCTTGGAAACGGAGCGCCAGCGAAGTGAAGATTTTTAGTCCCCGATAGCCGTAGCGCCGGGCGGGTTTTCGCAGCGAAGCGGAGAAAACCTGCAAGGCATCGCGACACGGCGTTAAGTCATGCGAGAGCCGATGTTTCGACCCCTGGTTGGGTCGGAACGAGGTGACGCGGACGAATCGGGGCGCCGAAGGCATAAGCGGTCGCGTAATTTTTGCCGATTTTTTCCAGCAGGATGCCCGAAAAGATCTTTCGGCAAAAATAGCGACTCCCCGGAACGGCAAGGCCGCGATCAGTGCGGAAATGGCGATTCGATTGGAAGCCTGGACCAGTGGCCCGACTGCCGAAACGTGGGTGCGTATGCAGGCCGAGTATGACTTATGGCAGGCCCGCCAGAAGCCGCGCCCTAATGTCACGCCGGCGCCTCGACCAGAGGCGGCTTAACCTGTTTTACCAAGCCTAGCCCGACGGGGCGAAAAGCGGATTTCTCACCCGCCTGGCTTGGTATCTTTTTTGAGAATCACACTAGAGAGGTGTTGATGTGGTCATAGTTAGTATGACTGAGCGCGAGATCGATAGATGGGTCGCTAGCCAAAATTTGCCGCCTAGGGCGGGGCATTTGTTTCGGTATCCGTTTCTTGGTTTCGAAAATCCTCATTTTCAGGATTTCAAAAAAGCTCACGATATCATTCGTACATTCACTGTTTATGCTGCGCACGAAGGTGGCCACCTTGAAATAATCAATCAGTTTATTGCCTCAAAAAATCACTGTGTCGAGTCGTTGCGAAAGATTTGTGAACTTTTAGAAAGTGACGAACACATGATGATTTTTTGTTTCTGGTTACATAGAGCTTGGATGATTTGGGGAATCGGAAAAGAAAAAAGTGCGTGTGAATTAGGCTTATCACCCCTAGCAAAGGGCTGGTCACAGAGTAAAAAAGCTGATGAGATCAGAGGGCAAATCAAACAAAAAACTGAGGAAATTGTTCGGCTAGTCAATGGTTTGGCTGAAATTGGTGGCGTTCATTGGATTAGTAGCCCTCAATCCTCTATTTATTCTGGATTGCTACAACGCGCAGTCGATATTCAATCAAACTCGCTGCCTGAGCCTATTCGACAGTGGGCAGATTGGGTCGCTTATGACGCATCCGACGGTGTCTTGGCGCAAAAATTCCAGAAATTTAGTGGTGATGTTGGAGCTTTTTATGACACGGATTTTCCAATGCCGACATTTG encodes the following:
- a CDS encoding helix-turn-helix transcriptional regulator; amino-acid sequence: MTRTNRGAEGISGRVIFADFFQQDARKDLSAKIATPRNGKAAISAEMAIRLEAWTSGPTAETWVRMQAEYDLWQARQKPRPNVTPAPRPEAA
- a CDS encoding addiction module antidote protein, which translates into the protein MSEASKPHDQTVIELLREDPEFANEYLAAALEEVDQPGGREALLAALRQIAEAQGMAEVAERAGIKRESLYRALSPKGNPTIKTLLAVTKAVGLKLSAHRQAAA
- a CDS encoding type II toxin-antitoxin system RelE/ParE family toxin, coding for MYQVEDYQAADGRLPFKDWLSALADRQAKARVLTRVQRMAAGNLGDCKPIQDGVWELRIDYGPGYRVYYAQAGAKLLLLLIGGDKRKQQGDIDKAVAYWKDWKQRTHHE
- a CDS encoding helix-turn-helix transcriptional regulator; protein product: MTAQFNPPHPGSILKEDILPELGIGVTEAASQLGVSRVALSRVIR
- a CDS encoding tyrosine-type recombinase/integrase, with product MATIRKIERQSGVVYKAIITQRGIAIKSKTFTRKGDAQAWVKRIESDHEMMEALGSRGAGLRFADLVDEYMRQWQGKDAVNQARRAQYWQTCLGDYKLVDISADMIRQRLKAFEAGKVLRGDGAGKTKAINRDRSPSTVNRYRTVLSAIFRYAIFEGYIVANPVARVAARKVNNQINRFLDEGERVRLLAACQKSDWDKLHLLVLMALTSGMRKAEVLNLRWSDIDFDNNLARLATSKNGEPRWCPLPDFVVDHLRPQRRVGAGLLFASENKPERPFEFKKHWDKALREAGIENFRFHDLRHSAASLLAMAGASLYEVGEVLGHKSTQTTKRYAHLSTEHKSKLVERVMTAAIRQK